One genomic segment of Deinococcus cellulosilyticus NBRC 106333 = KACC 11606 includes these proteins:
- a CDS encoding response regulator transcription factor — MPDLPKVLVIEDEKDTARFIELELQAEGYHTHIALDGLTGLAHFREHQPDLVILDLMLPVLGGLDVTRRIRKTSNTPILVLSAKDALQDKIDSLDAGANDHLSKPFSIEELLARVRAHLRRTNPTLNGELRIADLVIDLHGREVFRAGRRIELTSKEFELLEFLSRHPARVLSRYELEEQLWPGYVGGSNVVDVSIGCLRRKLEREGERRLIHTIRSVGYVLRDDR; from the coding sequence ATGCCAGACCTGCCCAAAGTGTTGGTGATCGAAGATGAAAAAGACACCGCCCGCTTCATCGAACTTGAACTGCAAGCCGAAGGCTACCACACCCACATTGCCCTGGATGGCCTCACCGGCCTCGCCCACTTTCGGGAGCATCAACCCGACCTGGTGATCCTTGACCTGATGCTTCCTGTGCTTGGAGGCCTGGACGTCACCCGCCGCATCCGCAAAACCAGCAACACCCCCATCCTGGTGCTCAGTGCAAAAGATGCCTTGCAAGACAAAATTGACAGCCTGGATGCTGGTGCGAACGACCACCTCAGCAAACCTTTCTCCATCGAAGAGTTGCTGGCACGGGTGCGCGCCCATCTGCGCCGGACGAACCCCACTTTGAATGGAGAGCTGCGCATTGCTGACCTGGTCATCGATTTGCACGGCCGGGAGGTTTTCAGGGCAGGGCGTCGGATTGAATTGACCAGCAAGGAATTTGAACTCCTTGAATTCCTCAGCCGTCACCCGGCACGGGTGCTCTCGCGGTATGAACTGGAAGAACAACTTTGGCCAGGGTACGTCGGTGGCAGCAACGTGGTGGATGTGTCCATCGGGTGCTTGCGGCGCAAACTGGAAAGGGAGGGAGAACGCCGCCTGATCCACACCATCCGCAGCGTTGGCTATGTCCTGCGTGATGACCGTTGA